In the Campylobacteraceae bacterium genome, one interval contains:
- a CDS encoding efflux RND transporter permease subunit — protein MIRIVDFFLKRTKLNYSLFLILILAGFFAYGKIAKDVFPIIKIDKIIVSGFYTNISNDALNKMAVIPLENELKALDGIQKIESYISQGSFTIVLTLEEYSNEAKVLDKTKNIISNAKSDLPSDMKEPSAYTTDWKAPLLNVIFSSNSVSKDKLITFADEIKNKLLLLNNVSEIILFEDTKKVFEVIFDNRKIELYNLDKNILFEEIKRLSNIFPIGQIDDEKESYFLSNINGKKSVEAYLNTLLKIDDKTIYLKDISRVEYKRNEEKVISKVNGKSNVQLAMYKNNKADAIILAKEVRNYVNNLNQKHQNINISIIEDSSVLIKNRLNTIVSGILFGLILVSLALYILINKRVAFIVVLGIPTAILFALVFLSFTSYSINMITLIGVLLILGILVDDAIIIAENIQRHIVLGENKLQATKEACKEVMLPVLASSLTTVFAFLPMMVLTNELGQFLILIPVSVVILMIASLIESYIFLPIHALHILKKEDKELDWSKALNFYSSFLHKIIDYKKTFLLLFIVLIPLLTIFLASSMKYNLLPEFDSNEINIDGSFKKNTKVNETFEKSKIFEEILLKHKNELFIKTISYGVGYKVSEDDFTLKESFFNFQLELYDKKPENFMEEYISPFLALNKDDRKKIRVLSDEEIIEKIKNLFKEHKTDALKTLTMSKAETGITDNDIEILLSSKNEKLLNQASKEIEQKLKEIKGVGSVNNNTKLGTKELKLKLNSYGESLGFNEEILFNSLRPSFSKSVQNKGLNKEGIFDLISYDENKDDINMLIAYELNIPNTNKKIFLSDICDFEFKNTFEFIEKINQYEVKTISANVNNKIITAIETLDLLNTTLDKYKKLGVKIMLEGEKEQNDRMLEEMSMAFLLALLLIFFTLLLLFNSFRLSFMILALIPFSFLGSLFGHLILDLNLSLTSIIGLLGLAGVVVNDAIVMLEFVRHSTTVEEVITRAKLRLRPILITSITTFLGLISLIFFASGQAKVLQPIAVSLGFGLLWGTVLTLVFLPTFFVLVFKIKKEK, from the coding sequence GTGATAAGAATAGTAGATTTTTTTTTAAAACGGACAAAACTAAATTATTCGCTGTTTCTAATTTTAATTCTTGCAGGTTTTTTTGCCTATGGAAAAATAGCCAAAGATGTGTTTCCTATTATTAAAATTGATAAAATTATTGTAAGTGGTTTCTATACAAATATTAGTAACGATGCTTTAAATAAGATGGCTGTAATTCCCCTTGAAAACGAATTAAAAGCCTTAGACGGAATTCAAAAAATTGAATCTTATATTTCACAAGGAAGTTTTACAATTGTTTTGACTTTGGAGGAATACTCAAATGAAGCTAAAGTTTTAGACAAAACGAAAAATATTATTTCTAATGCAAAATCTGATTTGCCCTCAGATATGAAGGAACCAAGTGCTTATACAACAGATTGGAAAGCACCTTTGCTAAATGTTATTTTTTCTTCTAATTCAGTATCTAAAGATAAATTAATTACTTTTGCAGATGAAATTAAAAATAAACTCTTATTGTTAAATAATGTTTCAGAAATAATACTTTTTGAAGATACGAAAAAAGTATTTGAAGTTATTTTTGATAATAGAAAAATAGAACTCTATAATCTTGATAAAAATATTTTATTTGAAGAAATAAAACGCTTGTCTAATATATTTCCTATTGGCCAGATTGATGATGAAAAAGAGAGTTATTTTTTATCCAATATAAATGGAAAAAAAAGTGTTGAGGCTTATTTAAATACCTTATTAAAAATTGATGATAAAACAATATATCTAAAAGATATATCCAGAGTTGAATATAAACGTAATGAAGAGAAAGTTATTTCAAAAGTAAATGGTAAATCAAATGTGCAATTGGCTATGTATAAGAATAATAAAGCAGATGCAATAATTTTAGCAAAAGAAGTCAGAAACTATGTAAATAACTTAAATCAAAAGCATCAAAACATTAATATATCAATTATTGAAGATTCTTCTGTATTAATAAAAAATAGGCTTAATACTATTGTCTCAGGGATTTTGTTTGGTTTGATTTTGGTTTCTTTGGCTTTATATATTTTAATAAATAAAAGAGTTGCTTTTATTGTTGTTTTAGGAATACCTACTGCTATTTTGTTTGCATTGGTATTTTTGTCTTTTACTTCGTATAGTATTAATATGATTACCTTGATTGGTGTTTTATTAATACTAGGAATATTAGTGGATGATGCAATTATTATTGCTGAAAATATACAAAGACATATTGTTTTAGGTGAAAATAAATTGCAAGCTACAAAAGAGGCCTGCAAAGAAGTAATGCTTCCTGTTTTGGCTTCCTCTTTAACAACTGTTTTTGCTTTTTTGCCTATGATGGTATTGACAAATGAATTGGGTCAATTTTTAATATTGATTCCTGTATCTGTTGTTATTCTAATGATTGCTTCTTTAATAGAAAGTTATATATTTTTGCCCATACATGCTTTGCATATTTTGAAAAAAGAAGATAAAGAATTAGATTGGAGTAAAGCACTAAACTTTTATTCAAGTTTTTTACATAAAATCATTGATTACAAAAAAACTTTTCTATTATTATTTATAGTCCTTATTCCTCTTCTAACAATATTTTTAGCAAGTAGCATGAAATATAATTTACTGCCAGAATTTGACTCTAATGAAATCAATATAGATGGCAGTTTTAAAAAGAATACCAAAGTAAATGAAACATTTGAAAAAAGTAAAATATTTGAAGAAATTTTATTAAAGCATAAAAATGAATTGTTTATAAAAACAATTTCTTATGGGGTTGGATATAAAGTAAGTGAAGATGATTTTACCTTAAAAGAATCATTTTTTAACTTTCAATTAGAACTATATGACAAAAAACCTGAAAATTTTATGGAAGAATATATATCTCCTTTTTTGGCATTAAACAAAGATGATAGAAAAAAAATAAGAGTTTTGAGTGATGAAGAAATTATTGAAAAAATAAAGAACCTTTTTAAAGAGCATAAAACTGATGCTTTAAAAACACTTACAATGTCAAAAGCGGAAACAGGTATTACTGATAATGATATAGAAATCTTATTAAGTTCTAAAAATGAGAAACTTTTAAATCAAGCAAGTAAAGAAATTGAGCAAAAACTAAAAGAAATAAAAGGTGTAGGTTCTGTAAACAACAATACAAAACTTGGAACAAAAGAATTAAAATTAAAATTGAACTCTTATGGCGAGAGTTTGGGGTTCAATGAAGAAATATTATTCAATAGTTTAAGACCCTCTTTTTCAAAGTCTGTACAAAATAAGGGCTTAAACAAAGAAGGTATTTTTGATCTTATAAGTTATGATGAAAATAAAGACGATATAAATATGTTGATTGCGTATGAACTAAATATTCCAAATACAAATAAAAAAATATTTCTAAGTGATATCTGCGATTTTGAATTTAAGAATACCTTTGAGTTTATAGAGAAAATAAACCAATACGAAGTAAAAACAATAAGTGCAAATGTAAATAATAAAATCATAACAGCAATAGAAACGCTTGATTTATTGAACACTACTTTGGATAAATATAAAAAACTTGGTGTGAAAATTATGCTAGAGGGGGAAAAAGAACAAAATGACAGAATGTTAGAAGAAATGAGTATGGCTTTTTTACTAGCGTTACTTTTAATATTTTTTACCTTGTTATTACTTTTTAATTCTTTTAGACTCAGTTTTATGATTTTAGCATTAATCCCTTTTTCTTTTTTAGGCTCCCTTTTTGGACATTTAATACTTGATTTAAATTTATCCCTAACTTCTATAATTGGGCTTCTTGGTTTGGCTGGTGTTGTTGTAAACGATGCTATTGTGATGTTAGAGTTTGTACGACATAGTACAACAGTTGAAGAGGTCATAACAAGAGCTAAATTAAGGTTACGACCCATTTTAATTACTTCTATTACTACTTTCTTAGGTTTGATTTCTTTAATCTTTTTTGCAAGTGGACAGGCCAAAGTATTACAACCTATTGCGGTTTCTCTTGGTTTTGGGCTCTTATGGGGAACTGTTTTAACACTGGTTTTTTTGCCAACATTTTTTGTTTTGGTATTTAAAATAAAAAAGGAAAAATAA
- a CDS encoding DUF2860 family protein, whose translation MIKKSIFALVLCTNILFAQNEVSGSLGLSLGKVSIRDNFYSTKDNDKISTLNKKAKKIDENIIFPLLNLEYGDFYLNGNINEQSIGYSWTKDNAVYITSKGLGIKQSFENNMFYSLDYKLEDVYINPYSLNIKRKSKNAKLIELSLGKKGIYNFLDLTYHFKKININDEVNKSEKQSGYSNEVNVMATLLQFNQNSFGAMGFILGNGIFDGNSNDYKKVGLKYEMEINFLNTHRIALENIYEVYTYDKKNSYFNKERDEKVFSLKINYTKSNFLNYKNLVFHTDYISNTRNSNIAFFQSNTDILLISLAYTF comes from the coding sequence ATGATTAAGAAAAGTATCTTTGCTTTAGTATTATGTACAAATATATTGTTTGCTCAAAATGAAGTAAGTGGAAGCCTAGGTCTTAGTCTTGGCAAGGTAAGTATACGCGATAATTTTTATAGTACGAAAGACAATGACAAAATAAGTACTTTAAATAAAAAAGCCAAAAAAATTGATGAAAATATCATTTTTCCCTTACTCAACTTAGAATATGGCGATTTTTATTTAAATGGAAATATTAACGAACAAAGTATAGGTTATTCTTGGACTAAAGATAATGCAGTTTATATAACAAGCAAGGGTTTAGGTATAAAACAGTCTTTTGAAAATAATATGTTTTATAGTCTTGATTACAAGCTTGAAGATGTTTATATCAATCCTTATTCTCTGAATATTAAAAGAAAAAGTAAGAATGCAAAGCTTATAGAACTAAGTTTAGGGAAAAAAGGAATATATAATTTTCTAGATTTAACGTATCATTTTAAAAAGATAAACATAAATGATGAAGTAAATAAAAGTGAGAAACAAAGTGGTTATAGTAATGAAGTAAATGTAATGGCCACCTTATTACAATTTAATCAAAACTCTTTTGGTGCTATGGGTTTTATTTTAGGAAATGGGATATTTGATGGCAATAGTAATGATTATAAAAAAGTAGGTTTAAAATATGAAATGGAAATAAATTTTTTAAATACTCATAGAATAGCATTAGAAAATATCTATGAAGTCTATACCTATGATAAAAAAAATTCTTATTTTAATAAGGAAAGAGATGAAAAGGTTTTTTCATTAAAAATTAATTATACTAAAAGCAATTTTTTGAATTATAAAAACCTAGTATTCCATACAGACTATATTAGCAACACACGAAACTCAAACATAGCTTTTTTTCAAAGTAATACGGATATTCTTCTTATCTCTCTTGCTTATACTTTTTAA
- the rpsO gene encoding 30S ribosomal protein S15 → MALDKDVKTSIIVKHQRNEKDTGSSEVQIAVLTKQVAVLTEHLKINKKDHSSRLGLLKMVGKRKRLLKYLRKTDYTKFLALVADLGIRAK, encoded by the coding sequence ATGGCTTTAGATAAGGACGTAAAAACAAGTATAATTGTTAAGCATCAAAGAAATGAAAAAGATACAGGTTCAAGTGAAGTACAAATTGCAGTTTTAACTAAACAAGTTGCAGTATTAACTGAACATTTAAAAATCAATAAAAAAGATCACTCTTCAAGATTAGGTCTATTAAAAATGGTTGGAAAAAGAAAAAGACTTCTTAAGTATTTAAGAAAAACTGATTATACTAAATTCTTAGCACTGGTTGCTGATTTAGGAATCAGAGCTAAATAA
- the moaA gene encoding GTP 3',8-cyclase MoaA: protein MLIDGHGRKVDYLRVSVTERCNFRCQYCMPEKPFSWVPKENLLSYEELFEFIKVGIDEGIKKVRITGGEPLLRTGLDTFLKMIYDYDPSIDLALTTNGFLLPRAAQALKDAGLKRINISLDSLKPDVAAKIAQKDVLKTVLAGIQKAKDLGFKIKINCVPMRGYNETELIDILDFCKENGFEVRFIEFMENKHAHTGAKGLNSQTIQDIIAKKYSFTLVPRTGPSPSQGYALDDGYVFGIIEPHKSDFCDSCNRIRLTASGVLIPCLFFEQSQSIKEAIQNKDIKKAAAILKDVLANKPEKNNWNDGNDNEVSSRAFYETGG from the coding sequence ATGTTAATAGATGGACATGGTAGAAAAGTAGATTATTTAAGAGTTTCAGTTACAGAGCGCTGTAATTTTAGATGTCAATACTGTATGCCCGAAAAACCATTTTCATGGGTTCCTAAAGAAAACTTACTTTCCTATGAAGAATTATTTGAGTTTATTAAAGTCGGAATTGATGAAGGAATAAAAAAAGTTCGGATTACGGGAGGAGAACCTCTTTTAAGAACGGGTTTAGATACTTTTTTAAAAATGATTTATGATTATGATCCCAGTATTGATTTGGCTTTAACTACCAATGGTTTTTTATTACCACGTGCGGCACAAGCCTTAAAAGATGCTGGATTAAAAAGAATCAATATTTCACTTGACTCTTTAAAACCAGATGTTGCGGCTAAAATAGCACAAAAAGATGTATTAAAAACAGTATTAGCAGGAATACAAAAAGCAAAAGACTTGGGGTTTAAGATTAAAATAAATTGTGTTCCTATGAGGGGCTACAATGAAACAGAACTCATAGATATTTTAGATTTTTGTAAAGAAAATGGTTTTGAGGTTCGTTTTATTGAATTTATGGAAAATAAACATGCCCATACAGGTGCAAAAGGTTTAAATTCACAAACAATACAAGACATAATTGCGAAAAAATACTCTTTTACGCTGGTTCCACGAACTGGACCTTCTCCTTCTCAAGGATATGCCTTGGATGATGGTTATGTCTTTGGGATTATTGAACCACATAAAAGTGATTTCTGTGACTCTTGTAATAGAATACGCTTAACTGCAAGTGGTGTATTAATTCCTTGTTTGTTTTTTGAACAATCTCAAAGTATCAAAGAAGCGATTCAAAACAAAGATATTAAAAAAGCGGCTGCTATTTTAAAAGATGTTCTTGCAAATAAACCAGAAAAAAACAATTGGAATGATGGAAATGACAATGAAGTTTCATCAAGAGCTTTTTACGAAACGGGAGGATGA
- the cobA gene encoding uroporphyrinogen-III C-methyltransferase, producing MVYLTGAGPGDIDLLTVKALKIVKKADIIIYDRLVNIELLEYAKKDVVLVYVGKEKDNHKVPQDEINEIIYQASLKYEHVVRLKGGDPFVFGRGAEEALYLVQRNQKFEIIPGITSAISVPAYAGIPVTHRGITPSFRVVTGHTKSSNDVANINWSSFVENETIVFLMGLHNIQLIVNKLLDIGKPPSYPCAIITDGTTSKQQVLVGTLETIVQLSKKAKSPSIIIVGEVVNLRKELNWFK from the coding sequence ATGGTATATTTAACAGGAGCAGGTCCTGGGGATATTGATTTATTAACAGTTAAAGCTTTAAAAATAGTAAAAAAAGCGGATATTATTATTTATGACAGATTGGTAAATATTGAACTATTAGAATATGCAAAAAAAGATGTAGTATTAGTATATGTTGGAAAAGAAAAAGACAATCATAAAGTTCCTCAAGATGAAATCAATGAAATCATCTATCAAGCGTCTTTAAAATATGAACATGTTGTAAGATTAAAAGGTGGAGATCCTTTTGTATTTGGAAGAGGGGCGGAAGAAGCCTTGTATTTAGTACAAAGAAATCAAAAATTTGAAATAATACCAGGTATTACCTCAGCTATTTCAGTTCCAGCTTATGCAGGAATTCCGGTAACACATAGAGGAATCACCCCTTCGTTTAGAGTAGTAACAGGGCATACTAAAAGTTCAAATGATGTTGCCAATATTAATTGGTCTTCTTTTGTTGAAAATGAAACCATTGTTTTTTTAATGGGTTTACACAATATTCAACTTATTGTAAATAAATTGCTTGACATAGGAAAACCACCTTCTTATCCCTGTGCTATTATTACAGATGGAACAACTTCTAAACAGCAAGTTTTAGTAGGCACGCTGGAAACAATTGTACAGCTGTCAAAAAAAGCAAAAAGTCCTTCTATTATAATAGTAGGAGAAGTAGTTAATTTAAGAAAAGAACTTAATTGGTTTAAATAA
- a CDS encoding Crp/Fnr family transcriptional regulator, giving the protein MELKNIFLFEGLSKETIKSIENISRIEKLNKGNILFYEGDEPKYLHIVLKGTIKLYKVTSSDKELVLKYFHEDQMIGEFANFENMTFPATTEAMTQADVLKIDFEAFKKIMLSNVDIVMRIQSSLITKIKNLQNIIFMNLILDTKQKVAKYIVDNKQDFFTTKNVLIAQTLNMTPETLSRTLKVFKDSNLINISKKTMNIEILKTYYM; this is encoded by the coding sequence ATGGAATTAAAAAATATTTTTTTATTTGAAGGTTTAAGCAAAGAGACTATCAAATCCATAGAAAACATTTCACGTATTGAGAAATTAAACAAAGGAAATATTCTTTTTTATGAAGGAGATGAACCTAAGTATTTGCATATAGTTCTTAAAGGAACTATTAAATTATATAAAGTAACTTCTAGTGATAAAGAGTTGGTTCTTAAATATTTTCATGAAGATCAAATGATAGGTGAATTTGCAAACTTTGAGAATATGACTTTTCCTGCTACTACTGAAGCAATGACACAAGCAGATGTTTTAAAAATTGATTTTGAAGCATTTAAAAAAATAATGTTATCTAATGTGGACATTGTTATGAGAATTCAATCTTCTTTAATAACTAAAATTAAGAACTTGCAGAATATTATTTTTATGAACTTAATTTTAGATACAAAACAAAAAGTTGCTAAGTATATAGTAGATAATAAACAAGATTTTTTTACAACAAAAAACGTATTGATTGCTCAAACGTTGAATATGACACCAGAAACCTTATCTCGTACCTTAAAAGTATTTAAAGACAGCAATTTAATTAATATTAGTAAAAAAACAATGAATATTGAGATCTTAAAAACCTATTATATGTAA
- a CDS encoding bifunctional precorrin-2 dehydrogenase/sirohydrochlorin ferrochelatase: protein MSYFPMFYSLDNKNILLIGGGYIAYEKLEKLLDFTKDIDIISPLLNDDMKNKIKEYDLPYKKNKYEVGDYKNYDIIIVAVDDFDVQKSIYEETRNTSCLCNCVDFAKYCDFIFPSYVKKEDLVIAISTSGSSPALAKALKVYIRNKIPSNITEFLKEMKNLRTSMPKGKERMNYFEEKVKEYLKSWN from the coding sequence ATGTCTTATTTTCCTATGTTTTATTCTTTAGACAATAAAAATATTTTGTTAATAGGCGGTGGGTATATTGCTTATGAAAAGCTGGAAAAACTTCTTGATTTTACAAAAGATATTGATATTATATCTCCATTATTAAATGATGATATGAAGAATAAAATTAAAGAATATGATTTGCCTTATAAAAAAAACAAATATGAAGTAGGGGATTATAAAAACTATGACATCATAATTGTAGCAGTTGATGATTTTGATGTTCAAAAAAGTATTTATGAAGAAACACGTAATACTTCTTGTTTATGTAATTGTGTAGATTTTGCAAAGTATTGTGATTTTATTTTCCCCTCTTATGTTAAAAAAGAGGACTTAGTTATCGCAATTTCTACTTCAGGTAGCTCTCCTGCTTTAGCAAAAGCTCTAAAAGTATATATAAGAAATAAAATCCCTTCAAATATAACAGAGTTCTTAAAAGAAATGAAAAACTTAAGAACTTCGATGCCAAAAGGAAAAGAAAGAATGAATTATTTTGAAGAAAAAGTTAAGGAGTATTTAAAATCATGGAATTAA
- a CDS encoding glycosyl transferase, with the protein MSFFKYLKAVATGPKSNRDLEKEECFEAIKMILDQKCEPEQSAAFLMCLRVKLESDDELKGCLQACNTYIKKDNIPESIEIGFSFDGKKKQSYLFPLYSKILKNFFVNNKEYKSFDLIISGDEPQPSNIGITVKELIEKITLEDNVHFFDRKDYFKELSALTPLRKKLFMRSVFNTVEKLFNPANSKYALTSAFHKPYVRKYNMLFKDNYEKLLVLKGNEGNPEVFSNFKYWLEKDGEIVEEKVLLEDFGISYETEYKAITLDDMLKELKNPSEDLMNLAYLNAAILLYATNRVDSIKDGYMLLKK; encoded by the coding sequence ATGAGTTTTTTTAAATATTTAAAAGCCGTAGCAACAGGACCTAAATCCAACAGAGATTTAGAAAAAGAAGAGTGTTTTGAAGCTATTAAGATGATCTTAGACCAAAAATGTGAGCCTGAGCAAAGTGCTGCTTTTCTAATGTGTTTGCGAGTAAAGTTAGAAAGTGATGACGAATTAAAAGGATGTTTGCAAGCATGTAATACGTATATCAAAAAAGACAATATTCCAGAATCAATTGAAATAGGTTTTTCTTTTGATGGTAAAAAGAAACAAAGCTATTTATTCCCTCTATACTCAAAAATATTAAAAAACTTCTTTGTCAATAACAAAGAATATAAAAGTTTTGATTTAATTATTTCAGGAGATGAACCCCAACCTTCAAATATTGGTATTACGGTTAAAGAACTAATAGAAAAAATCACTTTAGAAGACAATGTTCATTTTTTTGATAGAAAAGACTATTTTAAAGAGTTATCAGCACTTACTCCTTTACGAAAAAAACTCTTTATGCGTTCTGTTTTTAATACCGTAGAAAAATTGTTTAATCCAGCCAATTCAAAGTATGCACTTACTTCTGCTTTTCATAAACCTTATGTAAGAAAATACAATATGTTGTTTAAAGATAATTATGAAAAATTATTGGTATTAAAAGGCAATGAAGGTAATCCTGAAGTATTCTCTAACTTTAAGTATTGGTTGGAAAAAGACGGGGAAATTGTTGAAGAAAAAGTTTTATTAGAAGACTTTGGAATTAGCTATGAGACGGAATATAAAGCGATTACACTTGATGATATGTTAAAAGAATTAAAGAATCCAAGTGAGGACTTAATGAATTTGGCTTATTTAAATGCAGCTATTTTATTGTATGCAACAAATAGAGTTGATTCTATTAAAGATGGCTATATGCTTTTAAAGAAATAA